The genomic segment TTAGATAATGTCATCTGAAaacgtaagaaaattaatttttctttgatatcAAAATAACCAAACTAGTACTAGACTGTATCGACTATTATTTCTTGACGATATTTTAGAATGTTCGTTATATAACAAGATTTGCTTAACACTTTATCGCCTTAAATTACGCCGTAAATTGTCGTAAATTGTCTATATTGTTCTAAATTGTCTTTTATACGAAAAAAAGCATTCGTAGAAATAGTCACATAACATAATACAGTAATCAGAACACAGGAAAATTTTCGATTTTAGACCCCCTGTAGCATAACAGTTACACAGCAAAAATTGCACTGGCAAGtttaatataacatatcgaaataaaaacacGAGACAATCTCCGTGAGccgataaacaaataaaatagtaaacaacgGATTGTTACATCGTGTAGGATGTTCTTTCATACAATTTCCTTCCGAAGTAATGTTTTATACGTATAAGAAGCAATTAACAAATACTTTAAAGTGCTGCAATTGGGCGAATCATCTTCATTAATTCGTTAAGTAAATAAACCAGTTTCTTTTCGAATCACGACAAAATTTATGTTGCATCACAATCAGTGGAATTATTTATCAAGAAATATTGTATACGTATTATCTTCCTCAAGGTAAGACGTTGCAAAACGATAAGCGAACTACGCGAATGATTGTGGTTATTTAGAGCAACCAATCTCACCGACTATATCCCACAACACAAGATCAAAGTATCATATCATCGTCGTATCATCATCGTCATAAGGTCAAAGTATTGAATATTTTCCTTGTGCCCAAAACCGCTCTGCAAACACCCCACCCCCATAATCGACCcgcaaacatttatttttatttgtatacttGAATGTTTGAGAACTTCAGTGggaaaagtattttaataagaataaCAAATCAGCTCCACAActacgaaataaatatattgtcagCTGGATAGAAGACGATCGTAAGAACTTATCAACGAATACTATATCGAAGattcgttattaaaaatttcaaataaaccgACCGATTTCTTTTCCTTGAAAGCTAGGCTGTGggtatgtttaattaaaatcttacGGCCTAAATTCCGCCGatccttcttttttccaatTATGCAATCACTAATTGCAATCTATGTCGAATATGTCAAACTTATTATCACCAACAGCTGATAAATCAGGGCATAAATGTGAGTGGAATGCGATGGAACGTCAAACGCAAAGAGTTCCACAACATCGAGACGCTCCTGCATACTGATACGCAGAAACGAATTCGCCTATATAAGAACTGCGCACATAGGCCGACTCTTAGTCTTCTTGGTAAGATAATACAGTGCACATACCGTCATCGCTAAACTCTGGCACCTATACCGTCTACTTTACCATGGAGTATTTACCGATCGCTTTGTCCATAGTGGCAGCAATACTCGTCGTTATTTACTACTTTACAACGAGAAATCATAATTTATTCAAGAAGCATGGAATTCTGCATATTCCACCGACGCCACTGTTTGGAAATATGGGTCCCTTGCTTAGGCGACAGTGCACCATGCACGATTTTGTTCtcaaaatttatcaattacaTCCTGAAGCGAAATATGTTGGCTTCTACGAATTTCTGACGCCTGTTCTAATGCTCCGCGATCCGGAACTCATTAAAGCTGTCACCATCAAGAACGTCGAACAATTTCCGGACCATCGTCCCATAGTGTACGAGGAAGTGGACCCTTTATTAGGTGGAATGTTATTTTCTCAGAGAGGTGACCAATGGAAAGAGCATAGAAATATGTTGTCTCCCACGTTTACTTCTAGCAAGATAAAAGGCATGTACAAACTGATGTCCGATTGCGCGGTCAAATTCGTGGACCATTTAACGAAACTGCCGGAGAACGAGCGTGAAATGGATATGAAGAATCTTCTGAGTAAATATACAAACGACGTGATCGCTACCTGCGTGTACGGTGTCTCCGTGGACACAATAAAAGATCCAAATAATGTGTTTTACGTCTACGGTAAAATAGGTACAACCTTAGTGACTTTCAAAAAATCTCTAACAATGTTGATGCACAAAAACGCCCCTTGGTTAGCGAAACTCTTGCAATTTAAATACGTAGAAAGCTATATCGCGAAATTTTTCTCTGATATCGTGATAGACACAGTCAAAACTAGAGAAAAGACTGGCGCTTATAGATCGGACGTTATACAACTATTGCTAGAGactaacaaaaagaaagagcTAGGAAAAGGTATGAGCGTGGAAAGTATGGCCTCTCACGCTTTCAGCTTCTTCTTCGGCGGATTTGATACCGTCTCCTCGCAAATTTGCATAGCGACGCACCTGTTAGCCGAGAATCCAGATGTTCAAGAAAGATTACAGCAAGAAATCGACGAAGCATTGGAAAACAACAACGGGCAATTAACCTACGATGTTCTTAGTGGGATGAAGTATCTAGATGCCGTAATGAATGAATCCTTGCGACTCCATCCGGTAGCTATATTCATGGACAGGCTATGTGCTAAAGATTTCGAACTACCACCTGCGTTACCCGGTGACAAACCTTTCACTATCAAGAAAGGAATGAACGTTTGGATTCCTGTGAAAGCGATTCATCACGATCCTCAATACTACGAGAATTCTCTGAAATTCGATCCAGACAGATTCTATAAAAATGGTAAGAAGATTTTGAACTCGGACACGTATATGCCATTTGGCCTTGGGCCCAGAATGTGCATCGGAAACCGGTTTGCACTCACAGAGATGAAGGTATTGCTGTGTCACCTTCTTGCCAAGTGCAATGTCAAGATCGGACCAAAAACGACAACTCCGTTAGAATTCCAGAAAGGTGTGATAAGCGCCACTGCGAAAAATGGATTCTGGTTGATCATTGAGCCAAGGAAAAGTTCTTATCGCTTTGCCCAAGTTAACGGAGGTGCCAATGGAATTTGTACAAATggaatataaagtaaaataaccTTTAATTTCCTTgtgtagaaaattttaaacttttaaaatGATACGTTCATTATACGTTCGCAtcattaaacaattaatatcaTGTAATGTACAGCTTGCGAAATATAGTTGACATGTcagagtttgaaaaatcaATTACTTGAGATAATCTCATGCTGTAAAACGCAAGAACGCATTAAATTACACTTGTTACACGTAATTGTACTTGTAGTATCGTACGTTACGCTGGTGCTATCTCATCTCGAATACGCACCGGCAATATGGACGCCAAGCACTGAGAAATCCTGTTATCTTTCGGAAAATATCCAACATCGTTTTCTCAGGTTCCTTGCGTATAAGAGAGGCGTCCTAAGGCCGTATAAAGATCATGATTATTCAGCGATTATTGTCCCAATTGAATATATTGTTAGTAGAGCAGCGTAAGACTGTTAACGAATTGTCATTATTATGCAATATTTGGAACAACAGAATTAACTGTACTGATCTTATAATACGAATTAACTTTAACATTCCCTCCTATGCCTTCAGCATTCGATATTATTCTATATGCCTATTTGCAAATCGACATTCGGTAATAATATCATCAACAGAATTTGCAGCattgttaataaatacatCGACCAACTCGACTTCTTTTATTACCCTACAATCAAAATATAAGAAGAATGCGTTTGTGAAATAATGCAATATCTTCTATCTTTGTGCTACACTGattatgtattgtatattgtTGTCATGTTGTACTCTTGTATTGCGTAAAATTTTGTGAaacttattttgttaaacTTATGTATAAGAATTTGATTGTTTATCTTGCTATgcttctaatatttttctacattgTTATAAAAAAGGTGTTTTCccgttaataaaatttgttattatttttgttattcactgtattattattaaacgattaaaaaaatgaacaaaCTATCGTTTCCCATATCTGTTTTTCATCAGCGATAACCTCGGCACGTGGCACCGAAAGCGCTGCATCATTCTGTAGTAAATATTAGTTTGTACTCAACACAATTTCTATCGGAATGATAAATCTATCCATTGATAAATACCTACAACGCTACGTCATGCGACATACAAAACCATGTAGTTACTTCCAAATTAAACGGAACATTTACAGCTCGTAATTATCATGATAATATTTCTGCATCCTAATACAGTCGCATAGCGTTGTGTTTAACTTTTTTGAATTAAAACTTTGGAAACAATACCCAAAAGGTTGATATTACCATGTTTGTatatacttcattttacaaaaaaggaagtttcttatatttgaatcgaaaatgaaattaaacatgtatatctttctttatttttatctgttaCATGCGGATTCATTCAATTCTGTCGAATTTGATTCCTTAAGAGTTTATGTTACAAAGCAATAAAAAGTTCCATCAGAAAAAGACTTAAGGTTAATGTTTCGTATATGTAACGGTACATAAATAACTTAAAACGGTCGAATTATATGAATCATTccctatattaatttattacctaAAATTagttaaacaaaaaattagtTTCTGTGCGAATCACGGTGTAACATGCGcgacattttaattaatggaATAACGAATGAACagcaattattttcataacaaaaatcgatcgaaactTTTGATTCAGAATTACCAATTCATGGTAATGGAATGATAATGTCCAACTATTAACAATGAATTTAATCTAATAAGGAATGCTTATTTATGTATCTATATTAGTACGTAAGTAAGACTCAGGCGTTAACGACGACTAAAGGACCGACGGCTAATATCTTTTATGCCTCTTTCATACTGTATGACATCATCGAACAATTGTGTGAAAGTATTCatgtaatattgaaatatcttaTCGAATAATCTTATCGAATAATCTTATCGATTAGATCCGCTTAGTCATTAGAACAACACCTTTTTCCGAGTAGGTTATCCGTTTATCCGTCCGTATAATCTACTGATGTACCGAACGTCTCAAATCTGTTATAAaggtttgaatttttacattcCCGACTCGATCTTTGCTCTGTCTCAATCTATTCCAATTATTCACATAGGAATTTATGTCAATGGTTCGTCGACGGGATGATGTCGCCCGTGAACGATGATTTTGTTTAGATTGTaactttaaaattaatcgattcactaacatttaattaattcgtatGAAAATGTAAGAACTCATTAAGTAGTCTCTGATTACTATGTTTGCATTATGAAATGTCGTTATTTCAGATAAGATGGCAAATGGCGTGCAGTATCGTTCGAGAATTGATCTAAGTTAACCAAATTATCAATCGGTCGACATGACAGAACAAAAATGAGTATCACTCGAAATAACTACAAGAAAACATGGAGTGGTAGTCCAGTTTACGCCAAGTCACGCTTGGTTTAATACGTAACGTTTAAAAGTTAGGGAATAGAATATGCTTGAAATGCCCTTGCATATCGGAACACAGACACATTCCCttctatatgtatgtacttatAAGCTACGCGATAAATCGTCGGACGATCAGTCATCTTACTAAACGGGCGCTGTGCAAGATAGGCGTGTTGAAAGTGAAAATTCCAACAACAGCTTTAATTTAATACTCAGAATTGGGTATTTATCCTTTGGTCTATCTTTGGTAACGATACTGGTCGCTATCTACTATTTCGCCACGaaaaatcataatttattCAAGAAGCATGGTGTTTTTTCGACCGTTCGcgaagagacgcgatcgcgtgaaagcgcgtcaacgggagtcgcaaattcccgttacgattggacaatcgacgccacgaattGATCGATTTCctatttcgattaggatagTAGAGGTAGCTTAATGAGTATAATGCTTGATTAACAGTTCAAAGATAGtatatatttccaacaactt from the Bombus fervidus isolate BK054 chromosome 12, iyBomFerv1, whole genome shotgun sequence genome contains:
- the LOC139992935 gene encoding cytochrome P450 9e2-like, which encodes MEYLPIALSIVAAILVVIYYFTTRNHNLFKKHGILHIPPTPLFGNMGPLLRRQCTMHDFVLKIYQLHPEAKYVGFYEFLTPVLMLRDPELIKAVTIKNVEQFPDHRPIVYEEVDPLLGGMLFSQRGDQWKEHRNMLSPTFTSSKIKGMYKLMSDCAVKFVDHLTKLPENEREMDMKNLLSKYTNDVIATCVYGVSVDTIKDPNNVFYVYGKIGTTLVTFKKSLTMLMHKNAPWLAKLLQFKYVESYIAKFFSDIVIDTVKTREKTGAYRSDVIQLLLETNKKKELGKGMSVESMASHAFSFFFGGFDTVSSQICIATHLLAENPDVQERLQQEIDEALENNNGQLTYDVLSGMKYLDAVMNESLRLHPVAIFMDRLCAKDFELPPALPGDKPFTIKKGMNVWIPVKAIHHDPQYYENSLKFDPDRFYKNGKKILNSDTYMPFGLGPRMCIGNRFALTEMKVLLCHLLAKCNVKIGPKTTTPLEFQKGVISATAKNGFWLIIEPRKSSYRFAQVNGGANGICTNGI